GAAGGCTATGGGCAAGTTACCACTCCAGGCATTACTAGCCATTGTCtgagcactctctcctctcccctgcagccacccttGGCTGACACAGGGGAAATCACATGACAAGAGGAGCAAGCTTATACATCTTTCTTAAACAGGTTATTTGgcataggtcagtgatggcgaaccttggcaccccggatattttggaactacatgtcccatgatgctcaagtatactgcagagtgcatgagcattatgggaaatgtagttccaaaacatctggggtgccaaggtttgccatcactggcctaggtgtTAGGAGGTGGGAAGAGAGTTGTAAGAGTAGTacgtttaagcttttttttttccccttgtattggttgaactggatggtcttttttcaacctatgtaaactggaattccactttaaggcttaaATAGGATGAAATTTACTTCCATGGTCATTATACTATAGAAATACTGTATatgatccacaaaaaaaaaaaaaaaaaaaaaaaaaaaagttaaggtaTAGAAATACTCTGCATTGCTTTACCTCTGAATACAGTGGAGGGGGTCTGTTTCTGAACTCCTGAATGTAGGCATAAAATGGCCCTTCTAGGATACAACCCATACTGGCATGACGTGGAGGAGAAATAATGTTGTTTCGGATCTCTTCTTCAGAAACTATTGAGGAGTATTCTGGAGGAGCTAAATAAGGAAAAAGATCCCCAATATTAGAATACTACAATAGTCGGCCTCTtaatcccaaaaaacaaaacaaaaacaaaaaaacaacatgccTTCACATAAGCATTTCAAATGGCAATGGTTTTACAATCAGCCAACCTACTATAAAAAAGGGACACATTTAATCATGtgtggttttttttaaaaaaaaaaaaacacaactctggaGCCCATTCATAAAAGCTTGAAAACAAAAATGGTTTTTGCTTCCTATAGCTACTAACTATATCTAAGGCAACGATAGCTGAAAGCTGATTGTATGCTATAGACAAAGCTTCTTAAAGTGATGGTAAATACTTGGTTTtactttagttaaaaataacaaacattttatacttacctgctctgtgccatggttttgcagagcaacccagatcctcctcttggatccctctttggtgctcctggccccttcctcctgtttagtgcccccacagcaagcagcttgctatgggggcacccgtgccgAGTCAcaactccatgtgtccattcagacgcagAGCTGTGGCCCAGCCCCACCACCGCCTTTtttcattggctgactgattttaattgacagcagcgggagccaatggtgccacgctgctgtaTCAGCCGAAGGAGGAGAGTCCTAGGCAGccgagacactgctgcaacatcactggatctagatggggctcaggtaagtattggtagtgggggctgatgcacacaggttttttattaggataaaaaaaccttctgcttttacaaccactttaagggtgtgTGTCAACGGCTTTGGATTTCATTGGCATTCATTTGAGACATTACTGACTCTCAGAATTCATTGAGGGATGCATTTGATCTGCAGGTGACATCCTTCTGATCTTATCTGAACTGCTTCAAATGGGTTTTGCATACCATAGACTTATACAGGGACCCAAAACCCATTTGAAGGGACCAAAACTCTTTCACGCAGGCTCCTAATTTGATTTTAGAAAATGCCTGAAAAGGACCAAGATTTCTCAGATACTTACGCTCAGGATTTTCTGGAACAGTTGCATGTAGCCAGTCAAGACTGACACTGTACTGACTACCCACACTGGATGTTCTGCTTCCAAATGGATGAAGTGGAATGGTACCAATCACCAGAGGGAGCTCCAAGAGTAGCTTTGAGCAACCAGGGATCTCTACACATATCTAAAAATGTAAGAAGAGCAACTAAGTTATACTTTAtggaagcaaaataaataaataaaatctagcCCATACCAATGTAGCAAGGTTAGCAAAAATACCTTCAAAGCATATTCAACACGAATAATGCGACACTGTAGGATAGAAGGTCCAAGTGGAGGTATTTTTAGAGCTCGTCCATGCCAGGTCTCTCTTTTCCCTGCAGGTATAGTGTCTCCTGCCAGGGTAGCTACCACAGATTTCTTGTGTTTCAAGGTACCACGAGCAATAAAGGTCTGAGACTGGATGATGGCTGCTTTAGGCACCACATTGCGACTGGTACAATTGTCAATCTCAGCAAAGATGGGTATGACTTCACCTGTAGGTTAGGTTGGAGAAGATCAGCGTTCAATGCCAACGTTTTTTTTCATATTCAATATATGCCTATAATAAAACAAGACTGATGTACAGACACAGGTAAGTGTGATATTTAATCAAAAATTGagctgaaaaatatataaaaggccGTTGTTGAACTCCTCCTGGGAACACTAGCTATCTGGCTGTCTTGCTGATTCTCCAACTTCAGCACTTTATGGAATCAGAACAAGCTGTAGGACAgcgaagtaaaataaaaaataccctAATTAGCATACATGTTCTAGGGCACTACCCAAGAGGTACTGAAGCAATTCAATCAGCATGACAACCAGGTATTGGCCAACATGTTTAGAGGAAAACATTAACACCCTAGCATTTCTCTTAGGCCATGCTTCCTTTAAATGCAAATAATGGCAGGTGGATAAACCCACTTACCAGGTGTATATCCCTTTCTGTCAATTTTCGCAGTGACAGACACCTGCCCTAAGTTACAGTACCACGCATGTGCAATCTTCTCTTTGGTACCAGCTTGGGgagcctagaaaaaaaaaatgtttccattagAATTTTTATAGCTGTCTAAACTAATTCATACACAGTTCATCATTCTGTCTGCAACAACTTTCACACTGTCCCTCATTTTCAGTCCCAGTGACTATGAGCACCACAAATAGAAAGTGAATCTCTCCTAGCAGGGACACAGACTAAACCTAATTGGGCTTCTAAtcctttcacacaaaaaaaaaaaaaaaaaaaaagttctgcctttagatatactttaaacaaTAAGTTCATCTTTAGTAACATGTGACACCCACATTAAGGGTGTAACCTGTTACTAAAGAAGAACTACTTTAAAACCACCTTCCCATCTCAGAAACAGCCAGGAAGAGTAAGGCAGTTTAACATTACTAGTTTTGTTCATATCGGGGTTTCAACAGAGGCTTTGTCTGTAGGTTGCCTTGATCGATTTGTCTGCTTTTTGCAACATAAACCTGGTTGAAAAAAacttaaaaagagaagtatggccaaagctttccCTGCCATACTTCCcgtggatcacaggagagcactgacTTTTTGCTCCCCGGTCATCACTATCAGCCGACGtggcagagccactccaggctctggaagggtTCCGATAACATTGTcaggatccaccagctgcctgattgacaaccGGCTCTCAGCGAGCAGCTGAGAGCTGGAACCAGATGTGACTGCCCCCTCCCCAGCCTGGGGCTCCATAAGGGCTGGAGAGGCAGAGTATAGAGCGGTGACTGAaagtcactgctctccactccaagtggacagaggactgagcaatcagcagtcagtTCTTGGACTTAGAGCTAACATGGGACAGCAGCAGCATCATGCCggtgctgcagcatagaggtggagTATATgcgtttgttttttgttaaccatacACTTTacagcggggttccacccaaatttttaacaatatctgtatgcattctcttccttgcctagatactgacatgctgtttaaaaaaatttaaatcgccgtaattaccttttatttttctatttttctttgcacttcctggttctcctcccatgggagtaggcgtgtttctagcctctcctagactcctgggagctagtctcaggcttcccaggatgccactgagcatgtgcgggagcgagcggtgaatgctgggagcacagcattcaccacatccaggaaataaatgcttgtgggcttcaaatgcccacaatgaagatggaaaccgcctgcagtgaataatataagttattctttccgacgaaatctgacacaggcggacatattacacacaatatgtgagtatgtaatgctgagaagaaaagtttgtgaactcacaaaaaaaaaaaaaaaaaaaaaaaaaaaaaaaaaaaaaaggatagataggtggacccccgctttaaattgcCCATGACCAGGATAACTACAAAAGTAAATGTCAAGTTTTGCCAAGATCAAGGCTACAAATTACAAAATTAAAGTTTATATTTAATTGATCCAATAATCTAGtcaatttttgcatttttgtgttTTAACATAGTAAAGTTCCCAGAAAGGCTGGCTATACAGGCAAAACCCATGTTCATGCTAGCATCCAGTGCACTTTACAATGCAGGTCTTACCAGCAAATCAGGTGTGTTGATATCAATAGGTTCAAGCACAGTAAACTCCTTCTTTGCTTTTTTAACTGTGGACCATGGACGGTGCAGCTTTGCTTTGACCCAGTAGCGAACACACCCATGCTTGCCTTCAAAAGAAGTCACCAGGTTCCTGAAAGAAATGTCAGACTTAAGTTATCCTTTAAGCCAAACCAGATGTTAGTGATTATACTATCCTAGATCTACTTTAGGAATTCTACAGACATATCTCACCCAGGACAAAAGTCTTTTAACAGACTACATCATCTACACAAGTACTACAATTTACACTTCCCCCAAGCAAAATGGAGCTTTTAAATTAGGACTTGGAAAATTTGATATTTAGATTACATGTGTCgctattttttaattttagtaGTGTGTTTGGAAAAATGGAATTGGCTTTCATTCACTGGGATCCTCCTATGAAAATTGATCTGGGAAGTGGAATCAAATGTTATACTTCCCACTCAATTCTCTTGCATTCATATAGTCAAATCTGCCCATAGACACACAGATTGCCATTTTTTCAACATGCGACTAAACTAAATGCACCTGCATGAAAGCAAATGCTGTGTGCAATTTAAACAATTtaaaatcattacatgcatttacATGATTTATCACTTGACTGACAGACTTCATCATATATGTAAGTTTTTGATTTTGCCCAAACGTGCACTTTAAGATGTAAAAGTGATTACTGTGTTGGTAAAAATGATGTTTATCTACTTACTCAGGCAGTTGAAAGGTGAAAGGAAA
This window of the Aquarana catesbeiana isolate 2022-GZ linkage group LG01, ASM4218655v1, whole genome shotgun sequence genome carries:
- the ARRDC2 gene encoding arrestin domain-containing protein 2 isoform X2; this encodes MLHFSKITDFSVELSPSSYGVYTAGELLSGQVVVELCKALKISALEVCARGLATVHWLETRSIGMNTVYSDFTAHETYLRKRHHLIRDNGTLNVLPAGRHEFPFTFQLPENLVTSFEGKHGCVRYWVKAKLHRPWSTVKKAKKEFTVLEPIDINTPDLLAPQAGTKEKIAHAWYCNLGQVSVTAKIDRKGYTPGEVIPIFAEIDNCTSRNVVPKAAIIQSQTFIARGTLKHKKSVVATLAGDTIPAGKRETWHGRALKIPPLGPSILQCRIIRVEYALKICVEIPGCSKLLLELPLVIGTIPLHPFGSRTSSVGSQYSVSLDWLHATVPENPEPPPEYSSIVSEEEIRNNIISPPRHASMGCILEGPFYAYIQEFRNRPPPLYSEVDPNPPEAEIRPRCMTC
- the ARRDC2 gene encoding arrestin domain-containing protein 2 isoform X1; the encoded protein is MIFDKVKKLMVVLESSEDVVPPVFGSGDTVSGKVLLELVADTKVESVKLHAGGYAKVHWTESRSAGSSTAYTQNYGDEVEYINLRETLLSTDNGTLNVLPAGRHEFPFTFQLPENLVTSFEGKHGCVRYWVKAKLHRPWSTVKKAKKEFTVLEPIDINTPDLLAPQAGTKEKIAHAWYCNLGQVSVTAKIDRKGYTPGEVIPIFAEIDNCTSRNVVPKAAIIQSQTFIARGTLKHKKSVVATLAGDTIPAGKRETWHGRALKIPPLGPSILQCRIIRVEYALKICVEIPGCSKLLLELPLVIGTIPLHPFGSRTSSVGSQYSVSLDWLHATVPENPEPPPEYSSIVSEEEIRNNIISPPRHASMGCILEGPFYAYIQEFRNRPPPLYSEVDPNPPEAEIRPRCMTC